The following are encoded in a window of Saccharothrix longispora genomic DNA:
- a CDS encoding AsnC family protein: protein MVAPDPVDARLLALLAESGRAAVHELAAKLGMDPREAATRLITLSGSGLPLLVGVECDPNGIRKALANSMAWGNYAGPPAGQVRGTPSGPYPGAGTQSGPYPPYAPPQGPPSQPFPAQPQPHQSGPVPAPEPMSVWGVPGTSGWARGDQQPAPRSRTGKIGSALETEGLEGARFTIQLVEVVDPADFLFTAAGYKLAPGERAVVVHTELANTGKVPFNALPDMYLVLMTTTGETVGKAPVSLSSRPPHKIGVQPGETAGGHTVYVLPEDTAIFSVRWSSRPETDLNTLVWTIDD, encoded by the coding sequence GTGGTAGCGCCGGACCCCGTAGACGCACGCCTGCTCGCGCTGCTCGCCGAGTCGGGCCGGGCGGCGGTCCACGAGCTGGCGGCCAAGCTCGGCATGGACCCCCGGGAGGCGGCCACCCGGCTGATCACCCTGTCGGGCAGCGGCCTGCCGCTGCTGGTCGGCGTCGAGTGCGACCCGAACGGCATCCGCAAGGCGCTGGCCAACAGCATGGCCTGGGGCAACTACGCGGGTCCGCCCGCCGGGCAGGTGCGCGGCACGCCCAGCGGTCCGTACCCCGGCGCGGGCACCCAGTCGGGCCCCTACCCGCCGTACGCCCCGCCGCAGGGCCCGCCCAGCCAGCCGTTCCCGGCGCAGCCGCAGCCGCACCAGTCGGGCCCCGTGCCGGCGCCCGAGCCGATGAGCGTGTGGGGCGTGCCCGGCACGTCGGGCTGGGCGCGGGGCGACCAGCAGCCCGCCCCGCGCTCGCGCACCGGCAAGATCGGCAGCGCGCTGGAGACCGAGGGCCTGGAGGGCGCCCGGTTCACGATCCAGCTGGTCGAGGTCGTCGACCCGGCCGACTTCCTGTTCACCGCCGCCGGCTACAAGCTGGCCCCCGGCGAGCGGGCCGTGGTCGTGCACACGGAGCTCGCGAACACGGGCAAGGTGCCGTTCAACGCGCTGCCCGACATGTACCTGGTGCTGATGACGACCACCGGCGAGACGGTGGGCAAGGCCCCCGTCTCGCTGTCGTCCCGGCCGCCGCACAAGATCGGCGTGCAGCCGGGTGAGACGGCCGGCGGGCACACCGTCTACGTGCTGCCGGAGGACACGGCGATCTTCTCGGTCCGCTGGAGCTCCCGCCCGGAGACCGACCTGAACACGCTGGTCTGGACGATCGACGACTAG
- a CDS encoding aminotransferase class V-fold PLP-dependent enzyme: MTVAVPRPTTAALPRVVGSALRVPLVTGELVEYANLDHAASAPCLEQVRDAVDELLPWYASVHRGAGFASQVSTRVYEQARAAVRRFLGARSTDAVVFTRNATDALNLLARSLPRHTAVVLFDTEHHAALLPWRGPHVRRLRTPSSPAAAVPELDRALREAPVGPRLVVVTGASNVTGELWPVAELARVARRHGARIALDAAQLAPHRPVDVRALGVDYAVLSGHKLYAPFGSGALVGRGDWLQAAEPYLVGGGATSRVTDHGDRLGVAWAAVPERHEAGTPNVVGVHALAVACDVLGRHWEQTAAHERALLARLREGLRTVPGVHELALFEGDRDRVGVVSFTVGGQDAGYLAAALSAEHGIGVRDGAFCAHVAVHRLTGDRRALRASLGLGTTEEHVDRLVAALRGLVTEGSRWSYEQRDGRWAPCDDRRALPPFLR, encoded by the coding sequence ATGACCGTCGCAGTCCCCAGGCCCACCACCGCAGCCCTGCCCCGCGTCGTCGGCTCCGCGCTGCGCGTGCCGCTGGTCACCGGCGAACTCGTCGAGTACGCCAACCTCGACCACGCCGCCAGCGCGCCGTGCCTGGAGCAGGTCCGCGACGCCGTGGACGAGCTGCTGCCCTGGTACGCCAGCGTGCACCGGGGCGCCGGCTTCGCCTCCCAGGTCTCCACCCGCGTGTACGAGCAGGCCCGCGCCGCGGTCCGCCGCTTCCTCGGCGCCCGGTCCACGGACGCCGTCGTGTTCACCCGCAACGCCACCGACGCGCTGAACCTGCTGGCCCGCAGCCTGCCCCGGCACACCGCCGTGGTGCTGTTCGACACCGAGCACCACGCCGCCCTGCTGCCCTGGCGCGGCCCGCACGTGCGCCGCCTGCGCACCCCGTCCTCGCCCGCCGCGGCCGTGCCGGAGCTGGACCGCGCCCTGCGCGAGGCCCCGGTCGGTCCGCGCCTGGTCGTGGTGACCGGCGCGTCCAACGTGACCGGCGAGCTGTGGCCGGTCGCCGAGCTGGCCCGGGTCGCCCGCCGGCACGGCGCCCGCATCGCCCTGGACGCGGCCCAGCTCGCGCCGCACCGCCCGGTCGACGTGCGCGCCCTCGGCGTGGACTACGCCGTGCTCTCCGGGCACAAGCTGTACGCGCCGTTCGGCTCCGGCGCGCTGGTCGGCCGCGGCGACTGGCTCCAGGCCGCCGAGCCGTACCTGGTCGGCGGGGGCGCGACGAGCCGCGTCACCGACCACGGCGACCGGCTCGGCGTGGCCTGGGCGGCGGTGCCCGAGCGGCACGAGGCCGGCACGCCCAACGTGGTCGGCGTGCACGCACTCGCCGTGGCCTGCGACGTCCTCGGGCGGCACTGGGAGCAGACGGCCGCGCACGAGCGCGCCCTGCTGGCCCGGCTGCGCGAGGGCCTGCGGACGGTGCCCGGCGTGCACGAGTTGGCCCTGTTCGAGGGGGACCGGGACCGGGTCGGCGTGGTGAGCTTCACCGTCGGCGGCCAGGACGCCGGCTACCTGGCCGCGGCGCTGTCCGCCGAGCACGGCATCGGCGTGCGCGACGGCGCGTTCTGCGCCCACGTCGCCGTGCACCGGCTCACCGGCGACCGGCGGGCGCTGCGCGCGTCCCTCGGCCTGGGCACCACCGAGGAGCACGTCGACCGGCTCGTGGCCGCGCTGCGGGGCCTGGTCACCGAGGGCTCGCGGTGGTCCTACGAGCAGCGCGACGGCCGCTGGGCGCCGTGCGACGACCGGCGCGCGCTCCCGCCGTTCCTGCGCTGA
- a CDS encoding adenosylmethionine--8-amino-7-oxononanoate transaminase, whose protein sequence is MERDELLKLDRAHVWHPYGPMPGTLEPLVVSSASGVRLRLDDGRELVDGMSSWWAAIHGYRHPVLDAAVRDQLGRMSHVMFGGLTHEPAVALCAKLVEITPAPLEHVFLCDSGSVSVEVAVKMALQYWRSRGRPEKRRLLTWRGGYHGDTFQPMSVCDPEGGMHSLWRGVLPEQVFAPAPPRELETDYVRVLADLVERHAHELAAVVVEPVVQGAGGMRFHDPRYLHVLRELTLAHDVLLVFDEIATGFGRTGELFAADHAGISPDVMCVGKALTGGYLSMAATLCTSAVADGISRGEVPVLAHGPTFMGNPLASAVALASTELLLSQDWRGAVGRVSDGLRAGLADAPGDVRVLGAIGVVQLDHQVDVAAATAAAVDRGVWLRPFRDLIYTMPPFVSTDDDVAAISAAVVAAAEASRAQQR, encoded by the coding sequence GTGGAGCGCGATGAGCTGCTGAAGCTGGACCGGGCGCACGTCTGGCACCCGTACGGCCCGATGCCGGGCACCCTGGAGCCGCTGGTGGTCTCGTCGGCTTCGGGGGTCCGGCTCCGGCTGGACGACGGGCGCGAGCTGGTCGACGGCATGTCGTCGTGGTGGGCCGCGATCCACGGCTACCGGCACCCCGTGCTCGACGCGGCGGTGCGCGACCAGCTCGGCCGGATGAGCCACGTGATGTTCGGCGGCCTCACCCACGAGCCCGCGGTGGCGCTGTGCGCGAAGCTCGTGGAGATCACGCCCGCGCCGCTGGAGCACGTCTTCCTGTGCGACTCGGGATCGGTGTCCGTCGAGGTCGCGGTCAAGATGGCCCTCCAGTACTGGCGTTCCCGCGGGCGCCCGGAGAAGCGGCGGCTGCTGACCTGGCGCGGCGGCTACCACGGCGACACGTTCCAGCCGATGTCCGTGTGCGACCCGGAGGGCGGGATGCACTCGCTGTGGCGGGGCGTGCTGCCCGAGCAGGTGTTCGCCCCCGCGCCGCCGCGCGAGCTGGAGACCGACTACGTGCGGGTGCTGGCCGACCTGGTCGAGCGGCACGCGCACGAGCTGGCCGCCGTCGTCGTCGAACCCGTCGTGCAGGGCGCGGGCGGCATGCGGTTCCACGACCCGCGCTACCTGCACGTGCTGCGCGAGCTGACCCTGGCGCACGACGTGCTGCTGGTCTTCGACGAGATCGCCACCGGCTTCGGCCGCACCGGCGAGCTGTTCGCCGCCGACCACGCCGGGATCAGCCCGGACGTCATGTGCGTGGGCAAGGCGCTGACCGGCGGCTACCTGTCGATGGCGGCCACCCTGTGCACGTCCGCCGTGGCCGACGGCATCTCGCGCGGCGAGGTGCCCGTGCTCGCCCACGGCCCGACGTTCATGGGCAACCCGCTGGCCTCGGCGGTGGCGCTGGCCTCGACCGAACTGCTGCTGTCGCAGGACTGGCGGGGCGCCGTGGGGCGCGTCTCGGACGGGCTGCGCGCCGGTCTCGCCGACGCGCCGGGCGACGTGCGGGTGCTGGGCGCGATCGGCGTGGTGCAGCTCGACCACCAGGTCGACGTGGCCGCCGCCACCGCCGCGGCCGTCGACCGCGGCGTGTGGCTGCGCCCGTTCCGGGACCTGATCTACACCATGCCGCCGTTCGTCAGCACGGACGACGACGTGGCCGCGATCTCGGCCGCCGTGGTGGCGGCGGCCGAGGCGTCACGTGCGCAGCAGCGTTGA
- the lspA gene encoding signal peptidase II — MSTDPSAEPDDAADQPEAPLPKRRVALLAVIAPVVLALDVVIKVIAVDRLEGREPVELFGGLVYLPLIRNTGAAFGMAEGWTVVLALIACAVVGFILWIARRLRSVGWAIGLGLVLGGAAGNLSDRIFRAPGPLRGGVVDYISVLDPWGRFFPVFNLADSAICVGGGVIVLMALLQRDYDGTRVEKKKPAGSAQTGSARTESTSAGSTSEKKAGE; from the coding sequence GTGAGCACCGATCCCAGCGCCGAGCCGGACGACGCCGCCGACCAGCCCGAGGCGCCGCTGCCGAAGCGCCGCGTCGCGCTGCTGGCGGTCATCGCGCCGGTCGTGCTGGCGCTCGACGTCGTGATCAAGGTGATCGCGGTCGACCGGCTGGAGGGCCGGGAGCCGGTCGAGCTGTTCGGCGGCCTGGTCTACCTGCCGCTGATCCGCAACACCGGCGCCGCGTTCGGCATGGCCGAGGGCTGGACGGTGGTCCTCGCGCTGATCGCGTGCGCCGTGGTCGGGTTCATCCTGTGGATCGCCCGCCGGCTGCGGTCGGTCGGCTGGGCGATCGGCCTCGGGCTCGTCCTCGGCGGCGCCGCGGGCAACCTGTCCGACCGGATCTTCCGGGCGCCCGGCCCGCTGCGCGGCGGGGTCGTGGACTACATCTCGGTCCTCGACCCGTGGGGCCGGTTCTTCCCGGTGTTCAACCTGGCCGACTCGGCCATCTGCGTGGGCGGGGGCGTCATCGTCCTGATGGCGCTGCTCCAGCGCGACTACGACGGGACGCGCGTGGAGAAGAAGAAGCCGGCCGGGTCCGCCCAGACGGGGTCCGCCCGGACGGAATCCACTTCGGCGGGGTCCACTTCCGAGAAGAAGGCCGGCGAATGA
- a CDS encoding cytochrome P450 family protein, which yields MGEKIAGLDVLGEEYFADPHAYHAAFREGAAATRVVLPRGSRAWLVTRYEEARSVLSDPRFSKHHEGFRRVVELSRPDGAEEPAFDESLARTMLNMDPPDHTRLRKLVTKAFTARRVELLRPRVREITRSLLDEAAARGDVDLVDALAFPLPITVICEMLDVPMDRRDDFRQWSNVLVGGSFEPAEIQAAGQAMAGYLLQLVEHKRANPGDDFFSELVHASDDGDRLDQGELIAMAFLLLVAGHETTVNLIANGVYHLLRHPDQLAKLRDDPSLLPGAVEEFLRYESPINQATVRYTTEDVELGDVVVPKDSLVLVSLLSGNRDDAKFPDADRFDITRPTGGHLAFGHGIHFCLGAPLARLEGEIAVGMLLERFDVTPTEDLESLPWRPGTLIRGLVELPVNLTPRGAR from the coding sequence ATGGGGGAGAAGATCGCCGGCCTCGACGTGCTGGGCGAGGAGTACTTCGCCGATCCGCACGCGTACCACGCCGCGTTCCGCGAGGGAGCGGCGGCGACCCGGGTGGTGCTGCCGCGCGGGTCCAGGGCGTGGCTGGTGACCCGGTACGAGGAGGCCCGGTCGGTGCTCTCCGACCCGAGGTTCAGCAAGCACCACGAGGGCTTCCGGCGGGTGGTCGAGCTGTCCCGCCCGGACGGTGCCGAGGAACCGGCGTTCGACGAGTCGCTGGCCAGGACCATGCTGAACATGGACCCGCCGGACCACACGCGGCTGCGCAAGCTCGTCACCAAGGCGTTCACCGCCCGCCGCGTCGAGCTGCTGCGCCCCCGCGTCCGGGAGATCACCCGGTCCCTGCTGGACGAGGCGGCGGCGCGGGGTGACGTCGACCTGGTGGACGCGCTGGCGTTCCCGCTGCCCATCACGGTCATCTGCGAGATGCTCGACGTGCCGATGGACCGGCGCGACGACTTCCGGCAGTGGTCGAACGTGCTGGTGGGCGGCAGTTTCGAGCCGGCGGAGATCCAGGCGGCCGGGCAGGCGATGGCCGGCTACCTGCTCCAGCTCGTCGAGCACAAGCGGGCCAACCCCGGTGACGACTTCTTCTCCGAGCTGGTCCACGCCAGCGACGACGGGGACCGGCTCGACCAGGGCGAGCTGATCGCGATGGCGTTCCTGCTGCTCGTCGCGGGGCACGAGACGACGGTCAACCTGATCGCCAACGGCGTCTACCACCTGCTGCGCCACCCCGACCAGCTGGCGAAGCTGCGCGACGACCCGTCGCTGCTGCCCGGCGCGGTGGAGGAGTTCCTGCGCTACGAGAGCCCGATCAACCAGGCGACGGTGCGCTACACCACCGAGGACGTCGAGCTGGGCGACGTGGTCGTCCCGAAGGACAGCCTGGTGCTGGTGTCGCTGCTGTCGGGCAACCGGGACGACGCGAAGTTCCCCGACGCCGACCGGTTCGACATCACCCGGCCGACCGGCGGGCACCTGGCGTTCGGGCACGGCATCCACTTCTGCCTGGGCGCGCCGCTGGCCCGGCTGGAGGGCGAGATCGCCGTGGGCATGCTGCTGGAGCGCTTCGACGTGACGCCGACCGAGGACCTGGAGTCGCTGCCGTGGCGGCCGGGGACGCTGATCAGGGGGCTGGTGGAGCTGCCGGTTAACCTCACGCCCCGTGGAGCGCGATGA
- a CDS encoding glutaredoxin family protein, with the protein MGEIVLYGANWCGDCRRAKAWLREHAVPFAEFDVEHDDAARDRAVELAGGRKNIPVVVLPDGRVLVEPTNTELAAAVEV; encoded by the coding sequence ATGGGTGAGATCGTTCTCTACGGTGCGAACTGGTGCGGTGACTGCCGGCGTGCGAAGGCGTGGCTGCGGGAGCACGCAGTGCCGTTCGCGGAGTTCGACGTCGAGCACGACGACGCGGCCCGCGACCGCGCGGTCGAACTGGCCGGCGGCCGGAAGAACATCCCGGTCGTCGTGCTCCCGGACGGTCGGGTGCTCGTCGAGCCGACGAACACCGAACTGGCCGCCGCGGTCGAGGTCTGA
- the dnaE gene encoding DNA polymerase III subunit alpha, producing the protein MSDSFVHLHVHTEYSMLDGAAKLKDMFAECERMGMPAAAITDHGNMYGAYDFYRQATAAGVKPIIGIEAYLSPESRFNKKRVLWGDPGQKSDDVSASGAYTHQTIWARTNEGLHNLMKLSSRASTEGQLGKWPRMDAELIAEHAAGLMATTGCPSGEVQTRLRLGHEREALEAAAKWRDIYGADNFFVELMDHGIEIESRVRGGLLEIARKLAIPFVVTNDSHYTYAEDREAHEALLCVQTGKTLQDPTRFKFDGTGYHLKSPDEMRAIDSSDAWQQGCRNTLLVAEKVDTTGMFAFQNLMPRYPVPAGMSEADYFREEVWAGMRRRFPDGVDEVHEKQVEFEIGVILQMGFPSYFLVVADFINWAKANGIRVGPGRGSAAGALIAYAMGITDLDPLAHGLIFERFLNPDRVSPPDIDIDFDERRRGDVIRYVTEKWGADKVAQVITFGTIKAKAAIKDSARVLYGQPGYAVADRISKAMPPAVMGKDIPLSGVFDPTHKRYSEAAEVRALYETDPQVKEIIDTGRGLEGLIRNAGVHACAVIMSAEPLTDHIPVWMRPQDGSIITQFDYPTCETLGLLKMDFLGLSNLTTIDDTLKNIELNGKAPVDLDHLGLDDKKTYSLLSKGETLGVFQLDGGPMRDLLRLMRPDNFEDISAVGALYRPGPMGANSHTNYALRKNKLQEITPIHPALADALEDILGTTYGLIVYQEQVMAIAQKLAGYSLGQADLLRRAMGKKKKEILDKEFAGFEKGMLDNGYPADAIKTLWDILVPFADYAFNKAHSAAYGLVSYWTAYLKANYPAEFMAALLTTNSDNKDKSAIYLAECRRMGITVLPPDVNESEREFVAVGDDVRFGLGAIRNVGANVVDAIIATRKEKGKFTDFSDFLRKVDAQACNKKVVESLIKAGAFDSLGHPRKGLHMVHVEAVDAVMLTKKEEARGQFDLFGDGGGDDGASVFDVRIPEEHWESKHQLTLEREMLGLYVSGHPLNGVEQILSSYSDTSIARILEGDVPDGQQVTLGGILASVTRRVNKNGEPWASAMLEDLAGGIEVLFFPKSYIVHGMSVAEDAIVLVKARVAKRDDRTSLIANDLVVPDLAELGSQALKLKLSASRCDPKTVTSLKEVLRAHPGSTEVHLNLVINSSRNTLLKLDDALRVAPTPSLMGDLKALLGPGCLG; encoded by the coding sequence GTGTCCGACTCGTTTGTGCACCTCCACGTGCACACCGAGTACTCGATGCTCGATGGCGCGGCGAAGCTGAAGGACATGTTCGCCGAGTGCGAGCGGATGGGCATGCCCGCGGCCGCGATCACCGACCACGGCAACATGTACGGGGCCTACGACTTCTACCGGCAGGCCACCGCCGCCGGCGTCAAGCCCATCATCGGCATCGAGGCGTACCTCTCCCCGGAATCCCGCTTCAACAAGAAGCGCGTGCTGTGGGGCGACCCGGGGCAGAAGTCGGACGACGTCTCCGCCAGCGGCGCGTACACCCACCAGACCATCTGGGCCCGCACCAACGAGGGCCTGCACAACCTGATGAAGCTCTCCAGCCGGGCCTCCACGGAGGGCCAGTTGGGCAAGTGGCCGCGCATGGACGCCGAGCTGATCGCCGAGCACGCGGCGGGGCTCATGGCGACCACCGGCTGCCCCTCCGGCGAGGTGCAGACCCGCCTGCGCCTCGGCCACGAGCGGGAGGCCCTGGAGGCCGCCGCCAAGTGGCGCGACATCTACGGCGCGGACAACTTCTTCGTCGAGCTGATGGACCACGGCATCGAGATCGAGAGCCGGGTGCGCGGCGGCCTGCTGGAGATCGCCAGGAAGCTCGCCATCCCGTTCGTCGTGACGAACGACTCGCACTACACCTACGCCGAGGACCGCGAGGCGCACGAGGCGCTGCTGTGCGTGCAGACCGGCAAGACGCTCCAGGACCCGACCCGGTTCAAGTTCGACGGCACCGGCTACCACCTGAAGTCGCCCGACGAGATGCGCGCGATCGACTCGTCCGACGCCTGGCAGCAGGGCTGCCGCAACACCCTGCTGGTGGCGGAGAAGGTCGACACCACCGGCATGTTCGCCTTCCAGAACCTGATGCCGCGCTACCCGGTGCCGGCGGGCATGTCCGAGGCCGACTACTTCCGCGAGGAGGTCTGGGCCGGCATGCGCCGCCGGTTCCCGGACGGCGTGGACGAGGTCCACGAGAAGCAGGTCGAGTTCGAGATCGGCGTCATCCTCCAGATGGGCTTCCCGTCCTACTTCCTGGTGGTCGCCGACTTCATCAACTGGGCCAAGGCCAACGGCATCCGCGTCGGCCCGGGCCGCGGTTCCGCCGCGGGCGCGCTCATCGCCTACGCGATGGGCATCACCGACCTCGACCCGCTGGCCCACGGCCTGATCTTCGAGCGGTTCCTCAACCCGGACCGCGTCAGCCCGCCCGACATCGACATCGACTTCGACGAGCGCCGGCGCGGTGACGTGATCCGGTACGTGACGGAGAAGTGGGGCGCCGACAAGGTCGCCCAGGTGATCACGTTCGGCACGATCAAGGCGAAGGCGGCGATCAAGGACTCCGCCCGCGTGCTGTACGGGCAGCCCGGCTACGCGGTGGCCGACCGCATCTCCAAGGCCATGCCGCCCGCCGTGATGGGCAAGGACATCCCGCTGTCGGGCGTGTTCGACCCGACGCACAAGCGGTACTCCGAGGCGGCCGAGGTCCGGGCGCTCTACGAGACGGACCCGCAGGTCAAGGAGATCATCGACACCGGCCGCGGCCTGGAGGGCCTGATCCGCAACGCGGGCGTGCACGCCTGCGCGGTGATCATGTCCGCGGAGCCGCTGACGGACCACATCCCGGTCTGGATGCGCCCGCAGGACGGGTCGATCATCACCCAGTTCGACTACCCGACGTGCGAGACGCTCGGCCTGCTGAAGATGGACTTCCTGGGCCTGAGCAACCTGACCACGATCGACGACACGCTCAAGAACATCGAGCTGAACGGCAAGGCGCCGGTCGACCTCGACCACCTGGGCCTGGACGACAAGAAGACCTACTCCCTGCTGTCGAAGGGCGAGACGCTGGGCGTGTTCCAGCTGGACGGCGGGCCCATGCGGGACCTGCTGCGGCTGATGCGCCCCGACAACTTCGAGGACATCTCGGCCGTGGGCGCGCTGTACCGCCCGGGGCCGATGGGCGCGAACTCGCACACGAACTACGCGCTGCGCAAGAACAAGCTCCAGGAGATCACGCCGATCCACCCGGCGCTGGCCGACGCCCTGGAGGACATCCTGGGCACGACGTACGGCCTGATCGTGTACCAGGAGCAGGTCATGGCGATCGCGCAGAAGCTGGCGGGCTACTCGCTCGGCCAGGCGGACCTGCTGCGCCGCGCCATGGGCAAGAAGAAGAAGGAGATCCTGGACAAGGAGTTCGCCGGCTTCGAGAAGGGCATGCTCGACAACGGCTATCCGGCCGACGCGATCAAGACCCTGTGGGACATCCTCGTCCCGTTCGCGGACTACGCGTTCAACAAGGCGCACTCCGCCGCGTACGGCCTGGTCTCCTACTGGACCGCGTACCTCAAGGCGAACTACCCGGCCGAGTTCATGGCCGCCCTGCTCACCACGAACTCGGACAACAAGGACAAGTCGGCCATCTACCTGGCCGAGTGCCGCCGGATGGGCATCACGGTGCTCCCGCCGGACGTCAACGAGTCGGAACGCGAGTTCGTCGCGGTCGGGGACGACGTCCGGTTCGGCCTGGGCGCGATCCGCAACGTCGGCGCGAACGTGGTCGACGCGATCATCGCGACCCGCAAGGAGAAGGGGAAGTTCACCGACTTCTCCGACTTCCTGCGCAAGGTCGACGCGCAGGCGTGCAACAAGAAGGTCGTCGAATCGCTGATCAAGGCGGGCGCGTTCGACTCGCTCGGCCACCCGCGCAAGGGCCTGCACATGGTCCACGTCGAGGCGGTCGACGCGGTCATGCTGACCAAGAAGGAGGAGGCGCGCGGCCAGTTCGACCTGTTCGGCGACGGCGGCGGCGACGACGGCGCGTCGGTGTTCGACGTGAGGATCCCCGAGGAGCACTGGGAGTCCAAGCACCAGCTCACCCTGGAGCGGGAGATGCTGGGCCTGTACGTGTCGGGCCACCCGCTCAACGGCGTGGAGCAGATCCTCTCGTCCTACTCGGACACCTCGATCGCGCGCATCCTGGAAGGCGACGTGCCGGACGGGCAGCAGGTCACGCTGGGCGGCATCCTCGCGTCGGTGACGCGCCGGGTGAACAAGAACGGCGAGCCGTGGGCGTCCGCGATGCTGGAGGACCTCGCCGGCGGCATCGAGGTGCTGTTCTTCCCCAAGAGCTACATCGTGCACGGCATGTCGGTGGCCGAGGACGCGATCGTGCTGGTCAAGGCGCGGGTGGCGAAGCGGGACGACCGGACCTCGCTGATCGCCAACGACCTGGTGGTGCCGGACCTGGCCGAGCTGGGGTCGCAGGCGCTGAAGCTGAAGCTGTCCGCGTCGCGGTGCGACCCGAAGACGGTGACCTCCCTCAAGGAGGTGCTGCGCGCCCACCCGGGTTCGACCGAGGTGCACCTCAACCTCGTCATCAACAGCAGCCGCAACACGCTGCTGAAGCTGGACGACGCGCTCCGGGTCGCCCCCACCCCGTCCCTGATGGGCGACCTGAAGGCGCTGCTCGGCCCGGGGTGCTTGGGCTGA
- a CDS encoding RluA family pseudouridine synthase, translating to MSGYRTLPVPDGLDGMRVDAGLAKLLGLSRTVVAALTESGDVVLDGQPAGKSDRLVAGSVLEVTLPEPERPVQVQVVPVEGLLVLHEDDDVIVVDKPVGVAVHPSPGWTGPTVVGGLAAAGIRIATSGAAERQGVVHRLDVGTTGVMVVAKSEHAYSALKHAFKERTVDKLYHALVQGHPDPTRGTIDAPIDRHPKHDYKFAVMADGKPSITHYEVVEAFRAASLLDVHLETGRTHQIRVHFSALRHPCVGDLTYGADPVLAKRLGVTRQWLHARTLGFHHPADGQWVQFTSEYPADLRDALELLRAEGY from the coding sequence ATGAGCGGCTACCGCACCCTGCCCGTGCCCGACGGCCTGGACGGGATGAGGGTCGACGCGGGCCTGGCCAAGCTGCTGGGCCTGTCGCGCACCGTCGTCGCCGCGCTCACCGAGTCCGGTGACGTGGTGCTGGACGGGCAGCCCGCCGGCAAGTCCGACCGGCTCGTCGCCGGCTCGGTGCTGGAGGTCACCCTCCCCGAGCCCGAGCGGCCGGTCCAGGTGCAGGTGGTGCCCGTGGAGGGCCTGCTCGTGCTGCACGAGGACGACGACGTGATCGTGGTCGACAAGCCGGTCGGCGTGGCCGTGCACCCCAGCCCGGGGTGGACCGGCCCGACCGTGGTGGGCGGCCTGGCCGCTGCGGGCATCCGCATCGCCACCTCCGGCGCGGCCGAGCGGCAGGGCGTCGTGCACCGGCTCGACGTCGGGACCACCGGCGTCATGGTCGTCGCCAAGAGCGAGCACGCGTACTCCGCGCTCAAGCACGCGTTCAAGGAACGCACCGTGGACAAGCTCTACCACGCCCTCGTGCAGGGCCACCCGGACCCGACCAGGGGCACCATCGACGCCCCCATCGACCGGCACCCGAAGCACGACTACAAGTTCGCCGTGATGGCCGACGGCAAGCCGAGCATCACCCACTACGAGGTGGTCGAGGCGTTCCGCGCCGCGTCCCTGCTGGACGTGCACCTGGAGACCGGCCGCACCCACCAGATCCGGGTGCACTTCTCCGCGCTGCGCCACCCGTGCGTGGGTGACCTGACCTACGGCGCCGACCCGGTCCTGGCCAAGCGCCTCGGCGTCACCCGGCAGTGGCTGCACGCCCGCACGCTCGGCTTCCACCACCCGGCCGACGGCCAGTGGGTCCAGTTCACCAGCGAGTACCCCGCCGACCTGCGGGACGCGTTGGAGCTGCTGCGCGCCGAGGGCTACTGA